The Deltaproteobacteria bacterium DNA window AGGAAGGCCCGAAATGTCCTTGCCGAGCGCCAGTGTAAGCATGGATTTCCTTTTTGAGAACTCCGGATCCTCAAGGAGCTCCCTCAGAACTACAATCTCTCTCTTAGGGTTCGGAACCTCGATACCGATTACGTCCTTCCCCGGTATCGGGGCAATGATCCTGATGCTGAGCGCGCTCAGGCCCATAGCGAGATCGTTCTCGAGAGAAGCTATTTTGTTAATCTTGATACCGGGCGCAGGCTTATACTCGAACATAGTGATTACTGGACCCGGCCTTATCTCGGTAACCTTGCCGGATACTCCAAAATCCCTCAGCTTCTCTTCAATCAGTCTCGCTTTTTCATAGACCGCTTCCCTGTCTATCTCTATATTTGTCTCCACCTTGGGATCGAGCAGATCGCACGGAGGGATATTATAATCCTTGTGAGACACTTCCAGTTTGGGGGAGAAGTCTTCGAGCCCCTCGAGTTTGGGCTGCTCCAGCACTATTGCCGGCATTTGTTCTTCCAAAGATTCCCCGGAATCAAAGTCTTCCGCCTGAAAATCGTCTGCGGAAATAATAAATTCGTCATCCCGTTCCGGCTTACCGTAAAAGGATATGGAGCCGTTGCCCGAACTGTGTGTGGATCCTGAAACGATGCGTTCTTTCGGTTTAAACAGGGATTCTTTCAGTAACATTAATGATTCACCAATTTTCAAGACTGTATACTTTGACCCGTTATATATATTTTCGGCAGTGAATACCGTGACCCTTCCGAGCGCTCCCAGTAAATCGGAAATTGTGACACTCGATATAATTATTAAACTCACCAGCAGCAATATTGTTACAATCAAATATGAACCGATGTTCCCCGCGACGCTGTCTCTCATCACGGAGGCGAGCGAGTTCCCCACCAGTCCCCCGGCGGGGCTAAATCCGAGCAGTTCCCTGTTTGTGTAGAGAAGTCCCAGAAATACCATCCCGGACACGAAAAATAGAAAAGCCGACGCGGTCTTCCTGTAGAGATTCCCACCCGCTTTATTAAGGAAAACTACGACGGATGTGTAAAACATAACTATCGGCACAACAAAAGCGAATACCCCGAATGTCTTCCCCAGGATTCCTGATACATAGACGCCTATAGCTCCCATGGCCCCTTTAACGTCCGGGCCTGATTCGGAGCTGTAAAAAATGAGGCTAAGGGCCGAAAAAAGCCCCACCGTGAATAAAAATGCGGCTATTATCTCCCTTACAATAGAGTCGGATGGTTCCTGTCTGGTAGCGTTTTTTCTTCTGGCCATAGATTGTTAAAGCTAATTATACAATACACAGGATAACTATTCAAAATTGTTGAGTTTCAAACGCGGCCTACCGATCAATGGCGAAATATCATTATGGTGTTTAATCGGATACCCGCTGGCGCGTGATAAAAGAAAGCTGCGTTATAAAACTGAAATTATTACATGGTCGTCCATTTCGGACTCATCTTTGCCAGACTTCGGCTCATAAAAGGA harbors:
- a CDS encoding DNA translocase FtsK 4TM domain-containing protein is translated as MARRKNATRQEPSDSIVREIIAAFLFTVGLFSALSLIFYSSESGPDVKGAMGAIGVYVSGILGKTFGVFAFVVPIVMFYTSVVVFLNKAGGNLYRKTASAFLFFVSGMVFLGLLYTNRELLGFSPAGGLVGNSLASVMRDSVAGNIGSYLIVTILLLVSLIIISSVTISDLLGALGRVTVFTAENIYNGSKYTVLKIGESLMLLKESLFKPKERIVSGSTHSSGNGSISFYGKPERDDEFIISADDFQAEDFDSGESLEEQMPAIVLEQPKLEGLEDFSPKLEVSHKDYNIPPCDLLDPKVETNIEIDREAVYEKARLIEEKLRDFGVSGKVTEIRPGPVITMFEYKPAPGIKINKIASLENDLAMGLSALSIRIIAPIPGKDVIGIEVPNPKREIVVLRELLEDPEFSKRKSMLTLALGKDISGLPFYMDLRKAPHLMIAGTTGSGKSVLLNAVITSMLYKASPYELKFIMIDPKMLELSVYEDIPHLLHPVVTEPKKAAAALRWAVEEMDKRYRILSEEGVRDIETHNKHVERLQTEDKWDKLLPYIVIVLDELADLMMIAPSEIKESITRLSQKARAAGIHLIVATQRPSADIVAGLIKANFPARISFLVSSKIDSRIILDTGGAERLLGKGDMLFLEPGTSKLLRVQGALISDEEREGITEYVKSQGQPVYNEEITFIDEKEGSAELDDEKDELYQEALRTIAETGQASISMLQRKLKIGYNRAARIVEIMEKEGVVGPQEVAGKPREVFIDLNQISERQTN